The proteins below are encoded in one region of Homo sapiens chromosome 8, GRCh38.p14 Primary Assembly:
- the LETM2 gene encoding LETM1 domain-containing protein LETM2, mitochondrial isoform X1 — protein MAFYSYNSVLAIARTRFPSHFVHPTCSSYSPSCAFLHLPDSHLNKTCMKNYESKKYSDPSQPGNTVLHPGTRLIQKLHTSTCWLQEVPGKPQLEQATKHPQVTSPQATKETGMEIKEGKQSYRQKIMDELKYYYNGFYLLWIDAKVAARMVWRLLHGQVLTRRERRRLLRTCVDFFRLVPFMVFLIVPFMEFLLPVFLKLFPEMLPSTFESESKKEEKQKKKMAVKLELAKFLQETMTEMARRNRAKMGDASTQLSSYVKQVQTGHKPSTKEIVRFSKLFEDQLALEHLDRPQLVALCKLLELQTFGTNNLLRFQLLMKLKSIKADDEIIAKEGVTALSVSELQAACRARGMRSLGLTEEQLRQQLTEWQDLHLKENVPPSLLLLSRTFYLIDVKPKPIEIPLSGEAPKTDILVELPTFTESKENMVDLAPQLKGTKDEDFIQPPPVTSSPITPSTPISLPKGPITSSEEPTLQAKSQMTAQNSKASSKGA, from the exons atggcCTTCTACAGTTATAATTCAGTTCTGGCTATTGCTCGAACAAG ATTCCCTAGCCATTTTGTCCATCCTACCTGCTCTTCTTATTCCCCATCATGTGCATTTCTTCACTTGCCAGATTCCCATTTAAATAAGACATGTATGAAGAACTATGAGAGCAAGAAGTACTCGGATCCTAGTCAGCCAGGCAATACAGTACTTCACCCAGGAACTAGACTAATACAAAAGCTACACACATCCACTTGCTGGCTGCAAGAAGTTCCTGGCAAACCTCAGCTGGAGCAAGCCACAAAACATCCACAGGTGACAAGCCCTCAGGCCACAAAAGAAACTGGCATGGAGATTAAAGAAGGCAAACAATCTTATAGACAAAAAATCATGGATGAACTAAAATATTATTACAATGGATTCTACTTACTTTGGATTGACGCCAAAGTTGCTGCCAGAATGGTTTGGAGGCTGTTGCATGGACAGGTCCTGACCAGACGAGAGAGACGAAGG CTGTTGAGAACTTGTGTTGATTTCTTCCGCCTGGTTCCATTTATGGTGTTCTTAATTGTACCCTTCATGGAATTCTTATTACCAGTGTTTCTGAAACTCTTCCCAGAGATGTTGCCATCAACTTTTGAAAGTGAATCCAAAAAG gaagaaaaacagaaaaagaaaatggctgtAAAGTTGGAACTAGCAAAATTTCTTCAAGAAACCATGACAGAAATGGCAAGGAGGAACAGAGCCAAGATGGGCGATGCCTCTACACAGCTCTCATCCTACGTGAAGCAG GTCCAGACAGGCCACAAGCCCAGCACAAAGGAGATAGTTCGCTTCTCCAAACTATTTGAGGACCAGCTGGCCCTGGAACACTTAGATCGCCCTCAGCTGGTTGCCCTTTGCAAACTGCTGGAATTGCAGACATTTGGAACCAACAACCTGCTCCGCTTTCAGCTCCTGATGAAACTGAAGTCTATAAAAGCAGATGATGAA ATAATTGCCAAGGAAGGGGTGACAGCATTGAGTGTATCAGAACTACAGGCTGCCTGTAGGGCCCGAGGGATGAGATCACTGGGTCTCACGGAGGAACAACTGCGACAACAGCTCACGGAG TGGCAGGACCTCCACCTGAAGGAGAACGTCCCTCCTTCCCTTTTGCTCCTGTCCCGCACCTTCTACCTGATAGATGTGAAGCCCAAGCCGATTGAGATACCACTCAGTGGGGAG GCTCCAAAGACTGATATTCTTGTGGAATTACCTACTTTCACTGAATCTAAAGAGAACATGGTGGATCTTGCACCTCAACTGAAGGGAACTAAG GATGAAGACTTTATACAGCCGCCACCAGTTACATCATCACCCATAACACCATCAACACCTATTTCATTACCTAAAGGACCCATCACTTCTTCTGAAGAACCT ACACTCCAGGCCAAATCACAAATGACGGCCCAGAACAGCAAGGCTAGTTCAAAAGGAGCATAA
- the LETM2 gene encoding LETM1 domain-containing protein LETM2, mitochondrial isoform X2, producing the protein MAFYSYNSVLAIARTRFPSHFVHPTCSSYSPSCAFLHLPDSHLNKTCMKNYESKKYSDPSQPGNTVLHPGTRLIQKLHTSTCWLQEVPGKPQLEQATKHPQVTSPQATKETGMEIKEGKQSYRQKIMDELKYYYNGFYLLWIDAKVAARMVWRLLHGQVLTRRERRRLLRTCVDFFRLVPFMVFLIVPFMEFLLPVFLKLFPEMLPSTFESESKKEEKQKKKMAVKLELAKFLQETMTEMARRNRAKMGDASTQLSSYVKQVQTGHKPSTKEIVRFSKLFEDQLALEHLDRPQLVALCKLLELQTFGTNNLLRFQLLMKLKSIKADDEIIAKEGVTALSVSELQAACRARGMRSLGLTEEQLRQQLTEWQDLHLKENVPPSLLLLSRTFYLIDVKPKPIEIPLSGEAPKTDILVELPTFTESKENMVDLAPQLKGTK; encoded by the exons atggcCTTCTACAGTTATAATTCAGTTCTGGCTATTGCTCGAACAAG ATTCCCTAGCCATTTTGTCCATCCTACCTGCTCTTCTTATTCCCCATCATGTGCATTTCTTCACTTGCCAGATTCCCATTTAAATAAGACATGTATGAAGAACTATGAGAGCAAGAAGTACTCGGATCCTAGTCAGCCAGGCAATACAGTACTTCACCCAGGAACTAGACTAATACAAAAGCTACACACATCCACTTGCTGGCTGCAAGAAGTTCCTGGCAAACCTCAGCTGGAGCAAGCCACAAAACATCCACAGGTGACAAGCCCTCAGGCCACAAAAGAAACTGGCATGGAGATTAAAGAAGGCAAACAATCTTATAGACAAAAAATCATGGATGAACTAAAATATTATTACAATGGATTCTACTTACTTTGGATTGACGCCAAAGTTGCTGCCAGAATGGTTTGGAGGCTGTTGCATGGACAGGTCCTGACCAGACGAGAGAGACGAAGG CTGTTGAGAACTTGTGTTGATTTCTTCCGCCTGGTTCCATTTATGGTGTTCTTAATTGTACCCTTCATGGAATTCTTATTACCAGTGTTTCTGAAACTCTTCCCAGAGATGTTGCCATCAACTTTTGAAAGTGAATCCAAAAAG gaagaaaaacagaaaaagaaaatggctgtAAAGTTGGAACTAGCAAAATTTCTTCAAGAAACCATGACAGAAATGGCAAGGAGGAACAGAGCCAAGATGGGCGATGCCTCTACACAGCTCTCATCCTACGTGAAGCAG GTCCAGACAGGCCACAAGCCCAGCACAAAGGAGATAGTTCGCTTCTCCAAACTATTTGAGGACCAGCTGGCCCTGGAACACTTAGATCGCCCTCAGCTGGTTGCCCTTTGCAAACTGCTGGAATTGCAGACATTTGGAACCAACAACCTGCTCCGCTTTCAGCTCCTGATGAAACTGAAGTCTATAAAAGCAGATGATGAA ATAATTGCCAAGGAAGGGGTGACAGCATTGAGTGTATCAGAACTACAGGCTGCCTGTAGGGCCCGAGGGATGAGATCACTGGGTCTCACGGAGGAACAACTGCGACAACAGCTCACGGAG TGGCAGGACCTCCACCTGAAGGAGAACGTCCCTCCTTCCCTTTTGCTCCTGTCCCGCACCTTCTACCTGATAGATGTGAAGCCCAAGCCGATTGAGATACCACTCAGTGGGGAG GCTCCAAAGACTGATATTCTTGTGGAATTACCTACTTTCACTGAATCTAAAGAGAACATGGTGGATCTTGCACCTCAACTGAAGGGAACTAAG taA
- the LETM2 gene encoding LETM1 domain-containing protein LETM2, mitochondrial isoform 6 (isoform 6 is encoded by transcript variant 7), producing MAFYSYNSVLAIARTRFPSHFVHPTCSSYSPSCAFLHLPDSHLNKTCMKNYESKKYSDPSQPGNTVLHPGTRLIQKLHTSTCWLQEVPGKPQLEQATKHPQVTSPQATKETGMEIKEGKQSYRQKIMDELKYYYNGFYLLWIDAKVAARMVWRLLHGQVLTRRERRREEKQKKKMAVKLELAKFLQETMTEMARRNRAKMGDASTQLSSYVKQVQTGHKPSTKEIVRFSKLFEDQLALEHLDRPQLVALCKLLELQTFGTNNLLRFQLLMKLKSIKADDEIIAKEGVTALSVSELQAACRARGMRSLGLTEEQLRQQLTEWQDLHLKENVPPSLLLLSRTFYLIDVKPKPIEIPLSGEAPKTDILVELPTFTESKENMVDLAPQLKGTKDEDFIQPPPVTSSPITPSTPISLPKGPITSSEEPTLQAKSQMTAQNSKASSKGA from the exons atggcCTTCTACAGTTATAATTCAGTTCTGGCTATTGCTCGAACAAG ATTCCCTAGCCATTTTGTCCATCCTACCTGCTCTTCTTATTCCCCATCATGTGCATTTCTTCACTTGCCAGATTCCCATTTAAATAAGACATGTATGAAGAACTATGAGAGCAAGAAGTACTCGGATCCTAGTCAGCCAGGCAATACAGTACTTCACCCAGGAACTAGACTAATACAAAAGCTACACACATCCACTTGCTGGCTGCAAGAAGTTCCTGGCAAACCTCAGCTGGAGCAAGCCACAAAACATCCACAGGTGACAAGCCCTCAGGCCACAAAAGAAACTGGCATGGAGATTAAAGAAGGCAAACAATCTTATAGACAAAAAATCATGGATGAACTAAAATATTATTACAATGGATTCTACTTACTTTGGATTGACGCCAAAGTTGCTGCCAGAATGGTTTGGAGGCTGTTGCATGGACAGGTCCTGACCAGACGAGAGAGACGAAGG gaagaaaaacagaaaaagaaaatggctgtAAAGTTGGAACTAGCAAAATTTCTTCAAGAAACCATGACAGAAATGGCAAGGAGGAACAGAGCCAAGATGGGCGATGCCTCTACACAGCTCTCATCCTACGTGAAGCAG GTCCAGACAGGCCACAAGCCCAGCACAAAGGAGATAGTTCGCTTCTCCAAACTATTTGAGGACCAGCTGGCCCTGGAACACTTAGATCGCCCTCAGCTGGTTGCCCTTTGCAAACTGCTGGAATTGCAGACATTTGGAACCAACAACCTGCTCCGCTTTCAGCTCCTGATGAAACTGAAGTCTATAAAAGCAGATGATGAA ATAATTGCCAAGGAAGGGGTGACAGCATTGAGTGTATCAGAACTACAGGCTGCCTGTAGGGCCCGAGGGATGAGATCACTGGGTCTCACGGAGGAACAACTGCGACAACAGCTCACGGAG TGGCAGGACCTCCACCTGAAGGAGAACGTCCCTCCTTCCCTTTTGCTCCTGTCCCGCACCTTCTACCTGATAGATGTGAAGCCCAAGCCGATTGAGATACCACTCAGTGGGGAG GCTCCAAAGACTGATATTCTTGTGGAATTACCTACTTTCACTGAATCTAAAGAGAACATGGTGGATCTTGCACCTCAACTGAAGGGAACTAAG GATGAAGACTTTATACAGCCGCCACCAGTTACATCATCACCCATAACACCATCAACACCTATTTCATTACCTAAAGGACCCATCACTTCTTCTGAAGAACCT ACACTCCAGGCCAAATCACAAATGACGGCCCAGAACAGCAAGGCTAGTTCAAAAGGAGCATAA
- the LETM2 gene encoding LETM1 domain-containing protein LETM2, mitochondrial isoform X3 yields the protein MAFYSYNSVLAIARTRFPSHFVHPTCSSYSPSCAFLHLPDSHLNKTCMKNYESKKYSDPSQPGNTVLHPGTRLIQKLHTSTCWLQEVPGKPQLEQATKHPQVTSPQATKETGMEIKEGKQSYRQKIMDELKYYYNGFYLLWIDAKVAARMVWRLLHGQVLTRRERRRLLRTCVDFFRLVPFMVFLIVPFMEFLLPVFLKLFPEMLPSTFESESKKEEKQKKKMAVKLELAKFLQETMTEMARRNRAKMGDASTQLSSYVKQVQTGHKPSTKEIVRFSKLFEDQLALEHLDRPQLVALCKLLELQTFGTNNLLRFQLLMKLKSIKADDEIIAKEGVTALSVSELQAACRARGMRSLGLTEEQLRQQLTEWQDLHLKENVPPSLLLLSRTFYLIDVKPKPIEIPLSGEGRA from the exons atggcCTTCTACAGTTATAATTCAGTTCTGGCTATTGCTCGAACAAG ATTCCCTAGCCATTTTGTCCATCCTACCTGCTCTTCTTATTCCCCATCATGTGCATTTCTTCACTTGCCAGATTCCCATTTAAATAAGACATGTATGAAGAACTATGAGAGCAAGAAGTACTCGGATCCTAGTCAGCCAGGCAATACAGTACTTCACCCAGGAACTAGACTAATACAAAAGCTACACACATCCACTTGCTGGCTGCAAGAAGTTCCTGGCAAACCTCAGCTGGAGCAAGCCACAAAACATCCACAGGTGACAAGCCCTCAGGCCACAAAAGAAACTGGCATGGAGATTAAAGAAGGCAAACAATCTTATAGACAAAAAATCATGGATGAACTAAAATATTATTACAATGGATTCTACTTACTTTGGATTGACGCCAAAGTTGCTGCCAGAATGGTTTGGAGGCTGTTGCATGGACAGGTCCTGACCAGACGAGAGAGACGAAGG CTGTTGAGAACTTGTGTTGATTTCTTCCGCCTGGTTCCATTTATGGTGTTCTTAATTGTACCCTTCATGGAATTCTTATTACCAGTGTTTCTGAAACTCTTCCCAGAGATGTTGCCATCAACTTTTGAAAGTGAATCCAAAAAG gaagaaaaacagaaaaagaaaatggctgtAAAGTTGGAACTAGCAAAATTTCTTCAAGAAACCATGACAGAAATGGCAAGGAGGAACAGAGCCAAGATGGGCGATGCCTCTACACAGCTCTCATCCTACGTGAAGCAG GTCCAGACAGGCCACAAGCCCAGCACAAAGGAGATAGTTCGCTTCTCCAAACTATTTGAGGACCAGCTGGCCCTGGAACACTTAGATCGCCCTCAGCTGGTTGCCCTTTGCAAACTGCTGGAATTGCAGACATTTGGAACCAACAACCTGCTCCGCTTTCAGCTCCTGATGAAACTGAAGTCTATAAAAGCAGATGATGAA ATAATTGCCAAGGAAGGGGTGACAGCATTGAGTGTATCAGAACTACAGGCTGCCTGTAGGGCCCGAGGGATGAGATCACTGGGTCTCACGGAGGAACAACTGCGACAACAGCTCACGGAG TGGCAGGACCTCCACCTGAAGGAGAACGTCCCTCCTTCCCTTTTGCTCCTGTCCCGCACCTTCTACCTGATAGATGTGAAGCCCAAGCCGATTGAGATACCACTCAGTGGGGAG GGAAGAGCATAA
- the LETM2 gene encoding LETM1 domain-containing protein LETM2, mitochondrial isoform 5 (isoform 5 is encoded by transcript variant 6), whose translation MAFYSYNSVLAIARTRFPSHFVHPTCSSYSPSCAFLHLPDSHLNKTCMKNYESKKYSDPSQPGNTVLHPGTRLIQKLHTSTCWLQEVPGKPQLEQATKHPQVTSPQATKETGMEIKEGKQSYRQKIMDELKYYYNGFYLLWIDAKVAARMVWRLLHGQVLTRRERRRVGKNHI comes from the exons atggcCTTCTACAGTTATAATTCAGTTCTGGCTATTGCTCGAACAAG ATTCCCTAGCCATTTTGTCCATCCTACCTGCTCTTCTTATTCCCCATCATGTGCATTTCTTCACTTGCCAGATTCCCATTTAAATAAGACATGTATGAAGAACTATGAGAGCAAGAAGTACTCGGATCCTAGTCAGCCAGGCAATACAGTACTTCACCCAGGAACTAGACTAATACAAAAGCTACACACATCCACTTGCTGGCTGCAAGAAGTTCCTGGCAAACCTCAGCTGGAGCAAGCCACAAAACATCCACAGGTGACAAGCCCTCAGGCCACAAAAGAAACTGGCATGGAGATTAAAGAAGGCAAACAATCTTATAGACAAAAAATCATGGATGAACTAAAATATTATTACAATGGATTCTACTTACTTTGGATTGACGCCAAAGTTGCTGCCAGAATGGTTTGGAGGCTGTTGCATGGACAGGTCCTGACCAGACGAGAGAGACGAAGGGTAGGCAAGAATcatatttga
- the LETM2 gene encoding LETM1 domain-containing protein LETM2, mitochondrial isoform 1 (isoform 1 is encoded by transcript variant 1), with protein sequence MKNYESKKYSDPSQPGNTVLHPGTRLIQKLHTSTCWLQEVPGKPQLEQATKHPQVTSPQATKETGMEIKEGKQSYRQKIMDELKYYYNGFYLLWIDAKVAARMVWRLLHGQVLTRRERRRLLRTCVDFFRLVPFMVFLIVPFMEFLLPVFLKLFPEMLPSTFESESKKEEKQKKKMAVKLELAKFLQETMTEMARRNRAKMGDASTQLSSYVKQVQTGHKPSTKEIVRFSKLFEDQLALEHLDRPQLVALCKLLELQTFGTNNLLRFQLLMKLKSIKADDEIIAKEGVTALSVSELQAACRARGMRSLGLTEEQLRQQLTEWQDLHLKENVPPSLLLLSRTFYLIDVKPKPIEIPLSGEAPKTDILVELPTFTESKENMVDLAPQLKGTKDEDFIQPPPVTSSPITPSTPISLPKGPITSSEEPTLQAKSQMTAQNSKASSKGA encoded by the exons ATGAAGAACTATGAGAGCAAGAAGTACTCGGATCCTAGTCAGCCAGGCAATACAGTACTTCACCCAGGAACTAGACTAATACAAAAGCTACACACATCCACTTGCTGGCTGCAAGAAGTTCCTGGCAAACCTCAGCTGGAGCAAGCCACAAAACATCCACAGGTGACAAGCCCTCAGGCCACAAAAGAAACTGGCATGGAGATTAAAGAAGGCAAACAATCTTATAGACAAAAAATCATGGATGAACTAAAATATTATTACAATGGATTCTACTTACTTTGGATTGACGCCAAAGTTGCTGCCAGAATGGTTTGGAGGCTGTTGCATGGACAGGTCCTGACCAGACGAGAGAGACGAAGG CTGTTGAGAACTTGTGTTGATTTCTTCCGCCTGGTTCCATTTATGGTGTTCTTAATTGTACCCTTCATGGAATTCTTATTACCAGTGTTTCTGAAACTCTTCCCAGAGATGTTGCCATCAACTTTTGAAAGTGAATCCAAAAAG gaagaaaaacagaaaaagaaaatggctgtAAAGTTGGAACTAGCAAAATTTCTTCAAGAAACCATGACAGAAATGGCAAGGAGGAACAGAGCCAAGATGGGCGATGCCTCTACACAGCTCTCATCCTACGTGAAGCAG GTCCAGACAGGCCACAAGCCCAGCACAAAGGAGATAGTTCGCTTCTCCAAACTATTTGAGGACCAGCTGGCCCTGGAACACTTAGATCGCCCTCAGCTGGTTGCCCTTTGCAAACTGCTGGAATTGCAGACATTTGGAACCAACAACCTGCTCCGCTTTCAGCTCCTGATGAAACTGAAGTCTATAAAAGCAGATGATGAA ATAATTGCCAAGGAAGGGGTGACAGCATTGAGTGTATCAGAACTACAGGCTGCCTGTAGGGCCCGAGGGATGAGATCACTGGGTCTCACGGAGGAACAACTGCGACAACAGCTCACGGAG TGGCAGGACCTCCACCTGAAGGAGAACGTCCCTCCTTCCCTTTTGCTCCTGTCCCGCACCTTCTACCTGATAGATGTGAAGCCCAAGCCGATTGAGATACCACTCAGTGGGGAG GCTCCAAAGACTGATATTCTTGTGGAATTACCTACTTTCACTGAATCTAAAGAGAACATGGTGGATCTTGCACCTCAACTGAAGGGAACTAAG GATGAAGACTTTATACAGCCGCCACCAGTTACATCATCACCCATAACACCATCAACACCTATTTCATTACCTAAAGGACCCATCACTTCTTCTGAAGAACCT ACACTCCAGGCCAAATCACAAATGACGGCCCAGAACAGCAAGGCTAGTTCAAAAGGAGCATAA
- the LETM2 gene encoding LETM1 domain-containing protein LETM2, mitochondrial isoform 2 (isoform 2 is encoded by transcript variant 2) produces the protein MKNYESKKYSDPSQPGNTVLHPGTRLIQKLHTSTCWLQEVPGKPQLEQATKHPQVTSPQATKETGMEIKEGKQSYRQKIMDELKYYYNGFYLLWIDAKVAARMVWRLLHGQVLTRRERRREEKQKKKMAVKLELAKFLQETMTEMARRNRAKMGDASTQLSSYVKQVQTGHKPSTKEIVRFSKLFEDQLALEHLDRPQLVALCKLLELQTFGTNNLLRFQLLMKLKSIKADDEIIAKEGVTALSVSELQAACRARGMRSLGLTEEQLRQQLTEWQDLHLKENVPPSLLLLSRTFYLIDVKPKPIEIPLSGEAPKTDILVELPTFTESKENMVDLAPQLKGTKDEDFIQPPPVTSSPITPSTPISLPKGPITSSEEPTLQAKSQMTAQNSKASSKGA, from the exons ATGAAGAACTATGAGAGCAAGAAGTACTCGGATCCTAGTCAGCCAGGCAATACAGTACTTCACCCAGGAACTAGACTAATACAAAAGCTACACACATCCACTTGCTGGCTGCAAGAAGTTCCTGGCAAACCTCAGCTGGAGCAAGCCACAAAACATCCACAGGTGACAAGCCCTCAGGCCACAAAAGAAACTGGCATGGAGATTAAAGAAGGCAAACAATCTTATAGACAAAAAATCATGGATGAACTAAAATATTATTACAATGGATTCTACTTACTTTGGATTGACGCCAAAGTTGCTGCCAGAATGGTTTGGAGGCTGTTGCATGGACAGGTCCTGACCAGACGAGAGAGACGAAGG gaagaaaaacagaaaaagaaaatggctgtAAAGTTGGAACTAGCAAAATTTCTTCAAGAAACCATGACAGAAATGGCAAGGAGGAACAGAGCCAAGATGGGCGATGCCTCTACACAGCTCTCATCCTACGTGAAGCAG GTCCAGACAGGCCACAAGCCCAGCACAAAGGAGATAGTTCGCTTCTCCAAACTATTTGAGGACCAGCTGGCCCTGGAACACTTAGATCGCCCTCAGCTGGTTGCCCTTTGCAAACTGCTGGAATTGCAGACATTTGGAACCAACAACCTGCTCCGCTTTCAGCTCCTGATGAAACTGAAGTCTATAAAAGCAGATGATGAA ATAATTGCCAAGGAAGGGGTGACAGCATTGAGTGTATCAGAACTACAGGCTGCCTGTAGGGCCCGAGGGATGAGATCACTGGGTCTCACGGAGGAACAACTGCGACAACAGCTCACGGAG TGGCAGGACCTCCACCTGAAGGAGAACGTCCCTCCTTCCCTTTTGCTCCTGTCCCGCACCTTCTACCTGATAGATGTGAAGCCCAAGCCGATTGAGATACCACTCAGTGGGGAG GCTCCAAAGACTGATATTCTTGTGGAATTACCTACTTTCACTGAATCTAAAGAGAACATGGTGGATCTTGCACCTCAACTGAAGGGAACTAAG GATGAAGACTTTATACAGCCGCCACCAGTTACATCATCACCCATAACACCATCAACACCTATTTCATTACCTAAAGGACCCATCACTTCTTCTGAAGAACCT ACACTCCAGGCCAAATCACAAATGACGGCCCAGAACAGCAAGGCTAGTTCAAAAGGAGCATAA
- the LETM2 gene encoding LETM1 domain-containing protein LETM2, mitochondrial isoform 7 precursor (isoform 7 precursor is encoded by transcript variant 8): MVFLIVPFMEFLLPVFLKLFPEMLPSTFESESKKEEKQKKKMAVKLELAKFLQETMTEMARRNRAKMGDASTQLSSYVKQVQTGHKPSTKEIVRFSKLFEDQLALEHLDRPQLVALCKLLELQTFGTNNLLRFQLLMKLKSIKADDEIIAKEGVTALSVSELQAACRARGMRSLGLTEEQLRQQLTEWQDLHLKENVPPSLLLLSRTFYLIDVKPKPIEIPLSGEAPKTDILVELPTFTESKENMVDLAPQLKGTKDEDFIQPPPVTSSPITPSTPISLPKGPITSSEEPTLQAKSQMTAQNSKASSKGA; encoded by the exons ATGGTGTTCTTAATTGTACCCTTCATGGAATTCTTATTACCAGTGTTTCTGAAACTCTTCCCAGAGATGTTGCCATCAACTTTTGAAAGTGAATCCAAAAAG gaagaaaaacagaaaaagaaaatggctgtAAAGTTGGAACTAGCAAAATTTCTTCAAGAAACCATGACAGAAATGGCAAGGAGGAACAGAGCCAAGATGGGCGATGCCTCTACACAGCTCTCATCCTACGTGAAGCAG GTCCAGACAGGCCACAAGCCCAGCACAAAGGAGATAGTTCGCTTCTCCAAACTATTTGAGGACCAGCTGGCCCTGGAACACTTAGATCGCCCTCAGCTGGTTGCCCTTTGCAAACTGCTGGAATTGCAGACATTTGGAACCAACAACCTGCTCCGCTTTCAGCTCCTGATGAAACTGAAGTCTATAAAAGCAGATGATGAA ATAATTGCCAAGGAAGGGGTGACAGCATTGAGTGTATCAGAACTACAGGCTGCCTGTAGGGCCCGAGGGATGAGATCACTGGGTCTCACGGAGGAACAACTGCGACAACAGCTCACGGAG TGGCAGGACCTCCACCTGAAGGAGAACGTCCCTCCTTCCCTTTTGCTCCTGTCCCGCACCTTCTACCTGATAGATGTGAAGCCCAAGCCGATTGAGATACCACTCAGTGGGGAG GCTCCAAAGACTGATATTCTTGTGGAATTACCTACTTTCACTGAATCTAAAGAGAACATGGTGGATCTTGCACCTCAACTGAAGGGAACTAAG GATGAAGACTTTATACAGCCGCCACCAGTTACATCATCACCCATAACACCATCAACACCTATTTCATTACCTAAAGGACCCATCACTTCTTCTGAAGAACCT ACACTCCAGGCCAAATCACAAATGACGGCCCAGAACAGCAAGGCTAGTTCAAAAGGAGCATAA
- the LETM2 gene encoding LETM1 domain-containing protein LETM2, mitochondrial isoform 3 (isoform 3 is encoded by transcript variant 3): MLPSTFESESKKEEKQKKKMAVKLELAKFLQETMTEMARRNRAKMGDASTQLSSYVKQVQTGHKPSTKEIVRFSKLFEDQLALEHLDRPQLVALCKLLELQTFGTNNLLRFQLLMKLKSIKADDEIIAKEGVTALSVSELQAACRARGMRSLGLTEEQLRQQLTEWQDLHLKENVPPSLLLLSRTFYLIDVKPKPIEIPLSGEAPKTDILVELPTFTESKENMVDLAPQLKGTKDEDFIQPPPVTSSPITPSTPISLPKGPITSSEEPTLQAKSQMTAQNSKASSKGA; the protein is encoded by the exons ATGTTGCCATCAACTTTTGAAAGTGAATCCAAAAAG gaagaaaaacagaaaaagaaaatggctgtAAAGTTGGAACTAGCAAAATTTCTTCAAGAAACCATGACAGAAATGGCAAGGAGGAACAGAGCCAAGATGGGCGATGCCTCTACACAGCTCTCATCCTACGTGAAGCAG GTCCAGACAGGCCACAAGCCCAGCACAAAGGAGATAGTTCGCTTCTCCAAACTATTTGAGGACCAGCTGGCCCTGGAACACTTAGATCGCCCTCAGCTGGTTGCCCTTTGCAAACTGCTGGAATTGCAGACATTTGGAACCAACAACCTGCTCCGCTTTCAGCTCCTGATGAAACTGAAGTCTATAAAAGCAGATGATGAA ATAATTGCCAAGGAAGGGGTGACAGCATTGAGTGTATCAGAACTACAGGCTGCCTGTAGGGCCCGAGGGATGAGATCACTGGGTCTCACGGAGGAACAACTGCGACAACAGCTCACGGAG TGGCAGGACCTCCACCTGAAGGAGAACGTCCCTCCTTCCCTTTTGCTCCTGTCCCGCACCTTCTACCTGATAGATGTGAAGCCCAAGCCGATTGAGATACCACTCAGTGGGGAG GCTCCAAAGACTGATATTCTTGTGGAATTACCTACTTTCACTGAATCTAAAGAGAACATGGTGGATCTTGCACCTCAACTGAAGGGAACTAAG GATGAAGACTTTATACAGCCGCCACCAGTTACATCATCACCCATAACACCATCAACACCTATTTCATTACCTAAAGGACCCATCACTTCTTCTGAAGAACCT ACACTCCAGGCCAAATCACAAATGACGGCCCAGAACAGCAAGGCTAGTTCAAAAGGAGCATAA